The DNA window CGCGCCTCTGTAGATGCCGACAGCGGCAATCGCGATTGGCGGGTGTGGTTCTACAAAGTGATCCCGGCCAAGCAACGCATCCTGGAAATCGCGCCAGATGGCTCCTGGATGCTGATCTCCTACCCGGGCCGCGACCTGGCCTGGATCTTTTCGCGCAAGCCGGACATGAGCCGCGACCAGTACCGCCTGCTGGTCAACAAGATGCGCGATGACTATTCCATCTACACCGATAAGCTCAAGCGCGTGCCGCAGCTGCGCGAGCAGGTGGGCCGCCTGGGGTTTGAAGTGCCGAACAAGCGTTAGGCGGCAATGGACAGGTCGTGGCGACGGGGAGAGTGAAACATGAGCGCGTTTGAGTGGATTGTCGTGGTCCTGCTTGTTCTCATCTTGTTCAAGCCTAGTGG is part of the Xanthomonas fragariae genome and encodes:
- a CDS encoding lipocalin family protein — protein: MRLTVTIALALLLVLGLPVAHAKDTPTNEPAVDLSKIMGTWYVIARMPNPVERGHVTSRDEYTLVEDGKVAVRYLYRDGFDEPEKEVNARASVDADSGNRDWRVWFYKVIPAKQRILEIAPDGSWMLISYPGRDLAWIFSRKPDMSRDQYRLLVNKMRDDYSIYTDKLKRVPQLREQVGRLGFEVPNKR